The DNA sequence CTATTTCTTATGGCATGCATTGCAGAGGGCAATAGGTTGTACTCTTAACATCATGGGCTCCTGAGAATGAGGATCATGGCAGCTTATGCATGTGAGCCTGCCATCTTTTGTGAGCGGAAAGCCGCTCGGTATGGAAATCCTGGGAATCATTCCGACTGGATGTTCTCCCATGCCTATCCTCTCCCTGTGACATCCGAGGCAAAGCTCTGTAAGGGGCTTTTTTACAACCCCGCCTTTGGGACTCTCATGGCAGAAGATACATTCTTTTACAACTGCTCTGGATGGAGAAACGAGGATAAGGCAAAGAAAAATTGCGCAGATAAATCTCTTCATGGATTTATTATAGACCTGCAATATTCATAAGTTCAATAAGGTTTTTGTAAAAAATATCTTAAATCCCTCGATGGTGTTGACACCATTCTTATTTCTGTGTTAGCTTTTCAAATGATGTTTAAAATGAAATCCAAACTTAACGGGGTCTCCCCTCTTGTGTTTATTGCCAGCCTCAGCATTATTTTATTTTCCTGTGCAGCGCCTGAGAAAAAAGAAGTCGAACTTATGTGGCCCCTGCCGCCAGAAGAGCCGAAGATAAAGTGGGTTGGATGGATAAGGGGGGAGATGGATGTAAAGGAACCAGGCGCAGGAGAGAAGCTTCTCAAAGTCATTGTCGGCGAAAAAGAGAGGGGCATAGTTTTAGGAAAGCCATATGGCGCCCATGCAGGAGCAGGAAGGGTTTATGTATCTGATACCGGAGCAGGGAGAGTGGCTGTATTTGACCTGAAGGAGAAAAAGGCATTCTATATTGGCGAAGAGGGGTTGGGTATACTTAAGAAGCCTATAGGCGTTGTTACTGATAAAGATGGCAATATCTATGTAACGGACACTGAGCAGGACAGGGCAATAGTTTATGACAAAAATGGCAGATATCTTCATCCCATAGGAGAAAAGAAGCAATTCGAGCAGCCTGTTGGTATTGCCGTGAATGACGCCCTCGGAAGGGTCTATGTGGTTGATACAAAGAAGCATCATATCCAGGTATTCAGTAAAGATGGAAAATTCTTATTTGAATTCGGCAAAAGAGGCGGAGAAGACGGAGAGTTTAATTTTCCGACAAATACATTTATTGATGGGCAGGGAAAAATCTATGTTACTGACAGCATGAACTTCAGGGTCCAGATATTTGATGCCGATGGAAAGTTTCTCTCTAAATTTGGCCAGATAGGGGATTCTCCAGGCCAGTTTGCAAGGCCAAAGGGAATAGCCGTGGACTCAGATGGCCACATATATGTTGTGGATGCTGCCTTTAACAATGTCCAGATATTCGATAAGACCGGACAGCTTCTATTG is a window from the Nitrospirota bacterium genome containing:
- a CDS encoding cytochrome c3 family protein, producing the protein MKRFICAIFLCLILVSPSRAVVKECIFCHESPKGGVVKKPLTELCLGCHRERIGMGEHPVGMIPRISIPSGFPLTKDGRLTCISCHDPHSQEPMMLRVQPIALCNACHKK
- a CDS encoding 6-bladed beta-propeller; protein product: MKSKLNGVSPLVFIASLSIILFSCAAPEKKEVELMWPLPPEEPKIKWVGWIRGEMDVKEPGAGEKLLKVIVGEKERGIVLGKPYGAHAGAGRVYVSDTGAGRVAVFDLKEKKAFYIGEEGLGILKKPIGVVTDKDGNIYVTDTEQDRAIVYDKNGRYLHPIGEKKQFEQPVGIAVNDALGRVYVVDTKKHHIQVFSKDGKFLFEFGKRGGEDGEFNFPTNTFIDGQGKIYVTDSMNFRVQIFDADGKFLSKFGQIGDSPGQFARPKGIAVDSDGHIYVVDAAFNNVQIFDKTGQLLLFFGDMGRGEGKFWLPAGMWIDEDDKIYVADQYNRRINIFQYLSEKYKKSQQKK